In Deltaproteobacteria bacterium GWC2_55_46, a single window of DNA contains:
- a CDS encoding phage infection protein, whose product MNKINIHLENCYGIKKIQTQLDFSKQSVYAIYAANGAMKSSLAQTFQDVADANPSKDRIFPTRVCVRNITDENGIDLSQESVFVIRPYEDEDISHTEKTSTLLVDSKLRKEYEELHIEIDKSKEIFIKALREQSGSKKDLEKEISSAFTSSDEEFYRALIRVHEEVSAQKEAPFADIAYDTIFDEKVLSLLDNKDIKTAIENYIKKYNELLAASTYFKKGVFNYYNASAIAKNLADNGFFDAKHSVNLNAEKRIEINSRKQLEELISKEKEAISTDKELRKKFTDIEKLIQKNVTVRGFETYLTEHEEILPELVNIERFREKIWKSYFKVRFELYSDLIEKYRAAEKRKEAIEEEAGKQRTQWESVIDIFNSRFFVPFKLSAENRVSVILGQEQMLRLAFTFEDGADNTSVDRASLMAALSTGERRAFYILNIIFEIEARKKEKQETIFIIDDIADSFDYKNKYAIIQYLKDIAEAPYFKQIILTHNFDFFRTISSRFVSYSNCLMALKSSNGITLEQATGIKNVFANDWKPNFFTDPKKKIASIPFIRNLIQFTKSDKDADFIKLTSLLHWKSDSASITQNDLDRIYNTVFCTSGKSPDGDSSVIGMIQQEADKCLKACDGISLENKVVLSIAIRIFAEKFMIEKIKDDKFVANIKSNQTPKLLEKFKELFSSDVDNLETIQRVLLMTPENIHLNSFMYEPIIDMSDEHLKKLYADVLSLNVAKT is encoded by the coding sequence ATGAATAAAATAAATATCCATTTAGAAAATTGTTATGGAATCAAGAAAATTCAAACACAGTTAGATTTTTCTAAGCAAAGCGTTTATGCTATTTATGCAGCTAATGGTGCGATGAAGTCTTCACTTGCCCAGACTTTTCAGGATGTGGCCGACGCGAATCCATCTAAGGATAGAATATTTCCGACTCGCGTGTGTGTTCGAAATATAACCGATGAGAACGGTATTGATTTATCTCAAGAAAGCGTTTTTGTTATTCGTCCATATGAGGACGAGGATATCAGCCATACCGAGAAAACTTCGACACTACTTGTAGATAGTAAGTTGAGAAAGGAATATGAAGAATTACATATAGAAATCGACAAATCAAAGGAAATATTTATAAAGGCTTTAAGGGAGCAATCCGGCTCTAAAAAGGATTTGGAGAAAGAGATCTCCTCTGCTTTTACAAGCAGTGATGAAGAGTTTTACCGTGCATTGATCCGCGTACATGAAGAAGTATCGGCTCAGAAAGAAGCTCCATTTGCAGATATTGCCTATGACACGATTTTTGATGAAAAGGTTCTGAGTCTTCTCGACAACAAAGATATCAAAACGGCTATTGAGAACTACATTAAAAAATACAATGAACTTCTAGCTGCCTCAACCTATTTTAAAAAAGGCGTATTTAATTATTATAATGCTTCAGCAATAGCGAAGAACTTAGCTGATAATGGTTTTTTTGATGCTAAGCACTCAGTGAATTTGAATGCTGAAAAACGAATTGAAATTAATAGTCGTAAACAGCTTGAGGAACTGATTTCTAAAGAAAAAGAAGCTATTTCGACAGATAAAGAACTCAGAAAAAAGTTTACAGATATTGAAAAATTAATACAGAAAAATGTGACCGTTAGGGGTTTTGAGACTTACCTGACTGAACATGAAGAAATTCTTCCAGAGCTGGTAAATATAGAGAGATTCAGAGAAAAGATTTGGAAATCATATTTTAAGGTACGATTTGAACTCTATAGTGATTTGATCGAGAAATATCGCGCAGCTGAGAAGAGAAAGGAAGCGATAGAGGAGGAAGCAGGGAAACAGAGAACGCAATGGGAGTCGGTTATTGATATCTTTAACAGTCGTTTTTTTGTTCCTTTCAAGCTTAGTGCAGAAAATAGGGTTTCCGTTATATTGGGTCAGGAACAGATGCTGCGCCTAGCGTTCACCTTTGAGGACGGAGCGGATAATACGTCAGTAGATAGAGCCTCATTGATGGCGGCCCTAAGCACTGGAGAGAGGAGGGCTTTCTACATCCTTAATATTATTTTCGAGATCGAGGCTCGAAAGAAGGAGAAGCAGGAAACCATATTTATTATTGATGATATTGCGGATTCATTTGACTATAAGAATAAGTACGCCATCATTCAATATTTAAAGGATATAGCTGAAGCACCTTATTTCAAACAAATAATACTTACACACAATTTCGACTTCTTCCGTACTATAAGCAGCAGATTTGTTAGCTATTCTAATTGCCTTATGGCCCTGAAGAGCAGTAATGGTATTACATTAGAGCAGGCGACTGGTATCAAGAATGTCTTTGCAAACGATTGGAAGCCGAATTTTTTCACTGATCCTAAAAAGAAGATAGCTTCAATACCGTTTATTCGCAACCTCATTCAATTCACAAAAAGCGATAAAGACGCAGATTTTATCAAGCTCACATCATTGCTACACTGGAAAAGCGACTCTGCTTCAATTACCCAAAACGATCTTGATAGGATTTACAACACGGTGTTTTGTACAAGTGGAAAATCACCTGATGGCGATAGTTCTGTTATTGGAATGATCCAACAAGAGGCAGACAAATGCCTAAAAGCATGCGATGGCATTAGTTTAGAGAACAAAGTTGTACTCTCAATTGCAATACGAATCTTTGCTGAAAAATTCATGATTGAGAAAATAAAGGATGATAAATTTGTTGCTAATATCAAGTCTAATCAA